A stretch of Fibrobacter sp. UWEL DNA encodes these proteins:
- a CDS encoding radical SAM protein yields the protein MKVSEIFLSIEGEGIRTGAPAVFVRLFGCNLRCSYCDSMYAVEGSDFQELSPVEVFEKVKSFNTQFVTLTGGEPLIHKDVEVLLKMLDDYGLEVNIETNGTQPKPSGYRHMFCTMDWKSISSGMQPKMKLENMMTLSGRDVLKFVVGTEEDLQDAARVIGAMEAEYARRGMKLPTFYVSPIFGTMKYEDMVDWILHNATMKRNNVRFQVQLHKVIWDPEARGV from the coding sequence ATGAAAGTTTCAGAAATTTTCCTCAGTATCGAGGGCGAGGGTATCCGCACAGGCGCCCCCGCAGTATTCGTCCGTCTGTTCGGATGCAACCTCCGCTGCTCTTATTGCGACTCCATGTATGCGGTGGAAGGGTCTGACTTTCAGGAGCTGTCCCCTGTGGAGGTCTTCGAGAAGGTCAAGTCTTTCAACACCCAGTTCGTCACCTTGACGGGAGGGGAACCTCTTATCCACAAGGATGTGGAAGTTCTATTGAAAATGTTGGACGATTATGGCCTCGAGGTGAATATCGAGACAAACGGAACTCAGCCCAAACCCTCCGGCTATAGACATATGTTCTGCACCATGGACTGGAAGAGTATCTCCAGCGGGATGCAACCCAAGATGAAATTGGAAAACATGATGACCCTCTCCGGAAGGGACGTCCTAAAGTTCGTTGTGGGTACGGAAGAGGACCTTCAGGATGCCGCCCGAGTCATCGGGGCCATGGAAGCTGAATATGCCAGAAGGGGAATGAAGCTCCCTACATTCTATGTTTCTCCCATCTTCGGGACAATGAAGTACGAGGACATGGTGGACTGGATTCTCCATAACGCCACCATGAAAAGGAACAATGTCCGATTCCAGGTGCAGCTCCATAAAGTCATCTGGGACCCGGAGGCTAGGGGAGTTTAA
- a CDS encoding O-acetyl-ADP-ribose deacetylase, translated as MLEIEIVSGDITKLKVDAIVNAANCSLLGGGGVDGAIHRAAGRELLMACMKFGSCQTGEARITPGFKLPAKFVIHTPGPIYRDGQHGEPELLKSCYENSMKLAEENGCETVAFPAISTGVYGYPWEAATQIAIQTVNNFPCKSVKKVIFCCFGDEMLKIYQDVLKEL; from the coding sequence ATGCTGGAAATTGAAATTGTCTCTGGTGATATTACCAAGCTAAAAGTGGATGCCATTGTAAACGCTGCCAACTGTTCCTTGCTGGGAGGTGGCGGTGTGGATGGCGCTATCCATCGTGCTGCCGGTCGTGAATTGTTGATGGCTTGCATGAAGTTTGGCAGTTGCCAGACAGGCGAAGCCCGAATCACTCCCGGGTTCAAGTTGCCCGCAAAGTTCGTCATCCATACTCCCGGTCCCATCTATAGGGATGGTCAACATGGGGAGCCGGAATTGTTGAAATCCTGCTACGAGAACTCCATGAAGTTGGCTGAGGAAAATGGTTGCGAGACCGTGGCCTTCCCCGCTATCTCCACCGGAGTGTACGGATATCCCTGGGAAGCCGCTACCCAGATCGCTATTCAGACTGTGAATAATTTTCCCTGCAAGTCTGTTAAGAAAGTAATCTTCTGTTGCTTTGGGGATGAAATGTTGAAGATCTACCAGGATGTTCTGAAAGAATTATAG
- a CDS encoding VOC family protein, whose translation MFHVEHIAIWVRDIEKVCAFYEKYLGATVHPEYHNPAKGFTSRFLTFDGGTRIEVMHRTNIESSISNPHFGWCHVAMSLGSKEMVDKLTAQMEDDGITIVGQPRTTGDGYYESVVQDPEGNLVELTV comes from the coding sequence ATGTTTCACGTGGAACATATCGCAATTTGGGTCAGAGATATCGAGAAGGTTTGTGCCTTCTATGAAAAGTATCTAGGCGCCACGGTTCATCCAGAATATCATAACCCGGCCAAGGGTTTTACCAGCAGGTTCCTGACATTTGATGGGGGAACTCGCATCGAAGTGATGCACCGGACCAACATTGAATCTTCAATATCCAATCCACATTTCGGGTGGTGCCATGTGGCAATGTCCCTAGGGTCCAAGGAAATGGTGGACAAGTTGACCGCCCAAATGGAAGATGACGGCATCACTATCGTAGGGCAGCCTCGAACAACGGGAGACGGATACTACGAAAGCGTGGTCCAGGACCCCGAAGGCAATCTGGTGGAACTAACAGTTTAA
- a CDS encoding MerR family transcriptional regulator — MNKVKLKIGEFSQMMQVTVKTLRHYEQMGILKPCEVDQWTGYRYYKLEQMQRLGAIRRLKDIGFSLDEIRELFEEGSHEPNEAQLEEKIKACEEELKVLLKRRENLHQMIDSQRKFKSMEKFSIQSLPEIMVASHREVIKNYQAIGDMCCNVIGPEMQRLGCKCSATGYCFTIEHNKEYKPEDVDIEYCEQVEEMLKDSEIIQFKKMPAVKTALCLKHIGPYDRFYQSYTEMFKYIEEQGYKIVGDLRCVYVDGIWNQDDPEKWLSIIQVPVEK; from the coding sequence ATGAACAAAGTCAAATTAAAGATAGGTGAGTTCTCTCAGATGATGCAGGTGACCGTAAAGACCTTACGTCACTACGAGCAGATGGGGATCCTGAAACCCTGCGAGGTGGACCAGTGGACAGGTTACCGCTACTATAAGCTGGAGCAGATGCAGCGCCTGGGCGCCATCCGCCGGCTGAAGGATATCGGTTTCTCCCTGGACGAAATCCGCGAACTCTTCGAGGAAGGTTCCCACGAACCCAACGAGGCACAGCTTGAAGAAAAGATCAAGGCCTGCGAAGAGGAGCTGAAGGTTCTCCTGAAGCGTCGTGAAAATCTGCACCAGATGATAGACTCCCAAAGGAAGTTTAAGAGTATGGAAAAGTTCTCCATCCAGTCCCTCCCCGAAATCATGGTGGCCAGCCACCGCGAAGTCATCAAGAATTACCAGGCCATCGGCGACATGTGCTGCAACGTGATTGGACCCGAAATGCAGCGCCTGGGTTGCAAGTGTTCTGCCACCGGTTACTGCTTTACCATCGAACACAACAAGGAATACAAGCCCGAAGATGTGGATATCGAGTATTGCGAACAGGTGGAAGAAATGCTTAAGGATTCCGAAATCATCCAGTTCAAGAAGATGCCCGCAGTGAAAACCGCCCTCTGCCTGAAGCACATCGGACCCTATGATCGCTTCTACCAGTCCTACACCGAGATGTTCAAGTACATCGAGGAGCAGGGTTACAAGATTGTGGGTGACCTCCGCTGCGTCTATGTGGACGGCATCTGGAATCAGGACGACCCCGAAAAGTGGCTGTCCATCATCCAGGTTCCGGTGGAAAAGTAG
- a CDS encoding YkgJ family cysteine cluster protein, whose product MISEIAPVLEKLRGTEEYDILVEMDAVYSRIETKQREWFEKSKFTCPKGCGTCCEHFEPDLLESEALYMAAWLISNQPETITKMFHVEHFGANEESQHCPFYRSDLEGGKYPGHCSIYGGRASICRLFGAAGSRDKHGQEVWKPCKFYPAEELAAVKTLSGEPILHRQYTADEVQNLFGCLPPVMSDMMEQEECFTPDDDSSTLIHDILPKYIQRLLWIMDLNSGKDPI is encoded by the coding sequence ATGATTTCTGAAATTGCCCCTGTACTTGAAAAGTTGAGGGGTACTGAAGAATACGACATCCTCGTCGAGATGGATGCTGTTTACTCCCGGATTGAAACGAAACAACGGGAATGGTTTGAAAAGTCCAAGTTCACCTGCCCTAAAGGATGCGGCACCTGCTGTGAACATTTCGAGCCGGATCTACTAGAAAGCGAAGCACTGTACATGGCCGCCTGGCTGATAAGTAATCAACCAGAAACGATAACCAAAATGTTCCACGTGGAACATTTTGGGGCGAACGAAGAATCCCAACATTGCCCCTTTTATCGTTCTGATCTTGAGGGTGGAAAGTATCCAGGCCACTGTTCTATTTATGGTGGGCGGGCATCTATCTGCCGTCTATTTGGTGCTGCCGGATCTCGGGACAAGCATGGTCAGGAGGTATGGAAACCTTGCAAGTTTTACCCTGCGGAAGAACTTGCTGCCGTCAAAACTCTGTCCGGAGAACCCATCCTCCATCGACAATATACTGCCGACGAAGTCCAGAATCTGTTCGGTTGTCTCCCTCCGGTCATGAGTGACATGATGGAGCAGGAAGAATGTTTTACTCCTGACGATGACTCCTCCACCCTAATTCACGACATCCTGCCCAAGTACATCCAGCGCCTCCTTTGGATTATGGATTTGAACTCCGGGAAGGACCCTATATAA
- the queD gene encoding 6-carboxytetrahydropterin synthase QueD has protein sequence MYRIMKRFEISGAHKLALNYESKCQNLHGHNWIITVYCQSKTLDANGMVIDFKTAKEVISQQLDHKYINEVVDFNPTAENLAKWICDKIPHCYKVTVQESENNIAEFEKD, from the coding sequence ATGTACAGAATCATGAAGCGCTTCGAAATCTCGGGCGCACACAAGCTGGCACTGAACTACGAAAGCAAGTGCCAAAATCTTCACGGACATAACTGGATCATTACCGTCTATTGCCAATCCAAGACCCTGGACGCCAATGGCATGGTTATCGATTTCAAGACGGCAAAGGAAGTTATTTCCCAGCAGCTGGACCACAAGTACATCAATGAGGTGGTGGACTTCAACCCAACCGCCGAGAATCTGGCCAAGTGGATCTGTGACAAGATTCCTCACTGCTATAAGGTGACCGTCCAGGAAAGCGAAAACAACATCGCCGAATTTGAAAAAGATTAA